The sequence TTACAAATGAAGCCGGGGTAGCAAAAGGAACATTTTTTAATTATTTTCGGACGAAAGAAGAAGTGTTACAAAGCGTATTTTTTTCACGTATAGAGAGCATATGTCAAAAAACGATGAACAGCAACAACGATTGGCACAAAAAAATCGATTCCATATTTGATGAGTTAGCGACGATGCACGAACAGCTCGGACGGGAAGTAGCGAAAGCGGTGCTCCACATTCATACCCGAAAAACGAAAGAGGCGGGTTGGCTCGCTCCATTGCATGACGTATTGACGCGCTTATTCGAGGAAGGAAAACGGTGCGGGCATGTGCGGACGAAACAATCCGCTTCGACGCTTGCGCATATCGCGATGCAATTGTACGTCGGTGCGCTACA comes from Anoxybacillus flavithermus and encodes:
- a CDS encoding TetR/AcrR family transcriptional regulator produces the protein MKRERQKKQTRILLQQTALHLFQKQGYEQTTILQITNEAGVAKGTFFNYFRTKEEVLQSVFFSRIESICQKTMNSNNDWHKKIDSIFDELATMHEQLGREVAKAVLHIHTRKTKEAGWLAPLHDVLTRLFEEGKRCGHVRTKQSASTLAHIAMQLYVGALHLWMFSYVTDPLATFMTNAWNMFVHYIEKEGD